From Pseudomonas hefeiensis, one genomic window encodes:
- a CDS encoding integrating conjugative element protein translates to MSRLLARPWLGVMSLLLYGLLAIATHVHAAEGDYRLGTQGEVLDDRVMYTIGGGSAVGSPSSLYRPSGLGVGGSWQANMMCGNMSLTNTLQNQLNGATEGFQQIMGSIVQNATQAVMSLPALIIQRANPGLYELLSNGVMQGRIDFDRSKLTCQAMAEKMADKVGQAGWGALAKNQEMQSNLEQTGGDAVATVKNTEAQNGNNGVSWVGGSKAGGNGQTPIRVTSDVVRAGYNLLHNRTVADSTSISSSDCLGGAICQTWASPQEESEWAVRVLGESEVATCDSCETLRATAGSGLTPLIQEAYSERLKALQGLLSGSLPPTPENLTKASSPMLPVTRGVVEALRDDPDQDLLARRLASETALSSVLDKALLLLRTLLAGSHEPNIASAEPAQIALTKNIDALEREIRLLQTELQVRQMLTTNTASLVLDRHAGGADASRTVEQGDAEPGRLNDADARHK, encoded by the coding sequence ATGAGTCGGCTTCTCGCACGACCATGGTTGGGCGTGATGAGTCTGTTGCTCTATGGACTGCTTGCCATTGCCACTCATGTCCACGCCGCCGAGGGCGATTACCGCCTGGGTACTCAAGGCGAAGTGCTCGACGACCGGGTGATGTACACCATCGGTGGCGGCTCGGCAGTCGGCTCACCGAGCTCGCTCTACCGACCCAGTGGTCTCGGTGTCGGCGGGTCCTGGCAAGCGAACATGATGTGCGGAAACATGAGCCTCACCAATACCCTGCAAAACCAGCTGAACGGTGCCACCGAAGGTTTCCAGCAGATCATGGGCAGCATCGTGCAGAACGCGACCCAAGCGGTCATGTCGCTGCCAGCATTGATCATCCAGCGCGCCAACCCCGGACTCTATGAGTTGCTCAGTAACGGGGTGATGCAGGGGCGTATCGACTTCGATCGCTCCAAACTGACCTGCCAAGCCATGGCCGAGAAAATGGCGGACAAGGTCGGCCAAGCCGGCTGGGGTGCGCTGGCCAAGAACCAGGAGATGCAGAGTAATCTGGAGCAAACCGGCGGTGATGCAGTGGCGACGGTGAAAAATACCGAGGCCCAAAACGGCAACAATGGGGTGTCCTGGGTCGGCGGTTCGAAGGCTGGTGGGAATGGGCAGACACCCATTCGGGTAACCTCCGACGTAGTGCGCGCGGGCTACAACTTGCTGCATAACCGGACGGTGGCTGACAGTACGTCGATCAGTAGCAGCGACTGTTTGGGAGGGGCTATTTGCCAGACATGGGCTTCGCCCCAGGAGGAATCCGAATGGGCTGTTCGCGTGTTGGGCGAGAGCGAAGTCGCGACCTGCGACAGCTGCGAAACCCTGCGTGCTACCGCTGGCAGCGGATTGACGCCGCTGATTCAGGAGGCCTACAGCGAACGCCTCAAGGCCCTGCAAGGGTTGCTGTCGGGCTCACTGCCGCCAACCCCTGAAAATCTAACTAAAGCCTCCAGCCCGATGCTGCCGGTGACCCGTGGAGTGGTTGAAGCTCTGCGCGACGATCCCGACCAGGATCTATTGGCACGACGCCTGGCCAGTGAGACTGCCTTGTCCAGCGTACTCGACAAGGCGCTCCTGCTACTGCGTACCCTGTTGGCAGGCAGCCACGAACCGAACATCGCCTCAGCCGAGCCGGCCCAAATCGCCTTGACGAAAAACATCGACGCCCTGGAGCGCGAAATACGCTTGCTACAAACCGAACTGCAAGTCCGGCAGATGCTGACCACTAATACCGCCAGCCTCGTGCTTGATCGGCATGCCGGTGGTGCCGATGCTTCGCGTACCGTCGAGCAAGGCGACGCCGAACCTGGCCGACTCAACGACGCTGATGCCAGGCACAAGTGA
- a CDS encoding conjugal transfer protein TraG N-terminal domain-containing protein: protein MLMSTNSYLEFYLSLLAWIINNGLWSVLSDTGLLAAPFGAIILQEWLSARQQGTDEGNKGLLSVPRIENRLWLAYIVVLFSCAPVFPLSLASMVLDDAASQRCGVSVAKPAETAWGTTFNTIGERSANVPIWWFLVHALSKGVTAAATASIPCAPDIRQMRMEIDSSRIDSQVLLQEVADFTRDCYGYSRSRLFTNRPQLDKAQSHDASWIGSSYFLDTPGYYDTDRSRTPRVSWPYDESRDISLPRLENGAGYPTCTQWWSDSGVGLRERLIEQVDPSLLTQLKGWLTGRSSNEIEDATLRELVSPRQQSMSMSPGQVYQDYGSSARGGSINQGLNNLATNTGLALGSFSNFPAMNALRAALPMVQAFLIMGIIISLPLILLVSTYQLKTVMTVTFALFTLHMLTFWWELARWVDSSMLDTLYNQVSASNQVLLSLPTSGFMDGTVTAQVIEYVMGAMFVVLPMLFLAAMSWAGYSVGSIADGMLSKGAAQAQDAGARGAGALMSAGKALRKG, encoded by the coding sequence ATGCTCATGAGCACCAACAGCTACCTGGAGTTTTACCTCTCCCTGCTGGCTTGGATCATCAACAACGGCCTTTGGAGCGTCCTATCAGACACCGGACTGTTGGCCGCGCCCTTTGGTGCAATCATCCTGCAAGAATGGCTATCGGCCCGCCAGCAAGGCACAGATGAAGGCAACAAGGGACTCTTGTCGGTACCGCGGATCGAGAACCGGTTGTGGCTGGCTTACATCGTCGTGTTGTTCAGCTGCGCGCCGGTCTTTCCGCTGAGCCTCGCCTCAATGGTGCTCGATGATGCGGCGAGCCAGCGCTGCGGCGTGAGTGTGGCCAAGCCAGCGGAAACTGCTTGGGGGACGACCTTCAATACCATTGGCGAACGCTCCGCCAATGTGCCGATCTGGTGGTTTCTGGTGCATGCCTTGAGCAAAGGAGTGACCGCGGCGGCCACCGCCTCCATCCCTTGCGCACCGGATATCCGGCAGATGCGCATGGAGATCGACAGTTCGCGCATCGACAGCCAGGTACTGCTGCAAGAAGTCGCCGACTTCACCCGCGACTGCTATGGCTATTCCCGCTCTCGACTTTTCACCAACCGTCCTCAGTTGGACAAGGCACAAAGTCACGATGCGTCCTGGATCGGCTCAAGCTATTTTCTCGACACGCCCGGCTACTACGATACGGATCGCTCACGTACACCGCGAGTCAGTTGGCCGTATGACGAAAGCCGCGATATTTCCTTACCTAGGCTGGAGAATGGCGCAGGCTACCCCACCTGCACGCAGTGGTGGAGTGATAGCGGTGTTGGGTTGCGCGAACGTTTGATCGAGCAGGTCGATCCCTCGCTGCTGACTCAGCTGAAAGGTTGGTTGACTGGTCGTTCGAGCAACGAGATCGAGGATGCCACCCTGCGTGAGCTGGTCAGCCCGCGCCAGCAATCGATGTCCATGTCGCCCGGACAGGTGTACCAGGACTATGGCTCCAGCGCTCGTGGCGGCTCGATCAATCAGGGGCTTAATAACCTGGCCACCAATACCGGCTTGGCCCTCGGCTCCTTCAGCAACTTCCCGGCGATGAATGCGCTACGCGCCGCCCTGCCGATGGTGCAGGCTTTCCTGATCATGGGCATCATCATCAGCTTGCCGCTGATCTTGCTGGTCAGTACCTACCAGTTGAAGACCGTCATGACGGTGACGTTCGCGCTGTTCACCTTACACATGCTGACCTTCTGGTGGGAACTGGCGCGTTGGGTCGACTCCAGCATGCTCGATACCCTGTACAACCAGGTTTCGGCTTCCAATCAGGTGCTGTTGTCGCTGCCTACATCCGGGTTTATGGATGGGACTGTCACCGCGCAGGTGATCGAGTATGTGATGGGGGCAATGTTCGTCGTGCTTCCGATGTTATTTTTGGCTGCGATGAGCTGGGCAGGATATAGCGTTGGCTCAATTGCCGACGGCATGCTTAGCAAAGGAGCAGCTCAAGCGCAGGACGCTGGTGCAAGGGGTGCTGGAGCTCTGATGTCTGCTGGAAAAGCCTTGAGGAAGGGGTGA
- a CDS encoding DUF3742 family protein → MPTQNSVQNSRAHRWAYTCGMSVKRGYRRLKAFESHVAERAVTAGMPAGKLLVHGSFLVIKLAVAAGLLLVSLWFTVSVMILIVLCWAIANGTPIKPKDALRYKAYDDPYGEYEYGRAPGQPDLKDL, encoded by the coding sequence ATGCCGACGCAGAACTCTGTTCAGAATTCACGTGCCCACCGCTGGGCGTACACCTGTGGCATGTCGGTAAAGCGAGGTTACCGTAGGTTGAAAGCGTTTGAGTCCCACGTGGCTGAGCGTGCGGTGACGGCAGGTATGCCCGCAGGTAAATTACTTGTTCATGGGAGTTTTCTAGTTATCAAGTTGGCAGTTGCTGCCGGACTCCTTCTAGTGAGCTTATGGTTCACCGTATCGGTGATGATCCTTATTGTCTTGTGTTGGGCCATAGCCAATGGAACGCCTATCAAACCTAAGGATGCTCTTCGGTACAAAGCATATGACGACCCATATGGTGAGTATGAGTATGGCCGCGCACCCGGTCAGCCTGATTTAAAAGACCTGTAG
- a CDS encoding ArdC family protein, with protein MRDIYQDVTDKIVTALDQGVAPWIKPWSSSGSAYIGHQPYPINAITRRPYSGINLPLLWAEARLQGFTQDRWLTFNQAKKAGGHVRKGEHSTLAVLYKPMEREEQTESGQPVLDENGQPKFAHFGILRTHFLFNIEQTEGVEMLNETLLETEKSDPFQPNSAAENLLLSSGAHIVHRSADEAFYHPIRDLIQLPTKAQFHDEGGYYATALHELTHWTGHHARLQREGVTSPCPFGSPGYAFEELIAEMGAAFLCAYTGIQGELRHEGYIDSWLSLLKADKRAIFRASGQARNASEYVLNLEQQLKQAVLDDSLCMNDGA; from the coding sequence ATGCGCGATATCTACCAAGACGTAACTGACAAGATCGTTACCGCGTTAGACCAAGGCGTTGCTCCCTGGATCAAACCCTGGTCATCAAGTGGCTCAGCTTACATCGGTCATCAACCCTACCCCATCAACGCCATCACGCGACGTCCGTATTCGGGCATCAATTTACCGCTGCTCTGGGCCGAGGCCAGGTTACAGGGGTTCACTCAAGATCGTTGGCTGACCTTCAACCAAGCTAAAAAGGCCGGTGGGCACGTCCGTAAGGGTGAGCACAGCACTCTGGCGGTGCTCTACAAGCCGATGGAGCGCGAGGAACAGACCGAGTCAGGCCAACCCGTACTCGATGAAAACGGTCAGCCCAAGTTCGCTCACTTCGGTATTCTCAGGACGCATTTTCTGTTCAACATCGAGCAAACGGAGGGGGTCGAAATGCTCAATGAAACCCTGCTCGAGACGGAGAAGAGTGATCCCTTCCAGCCCAACAGCGCTGCGGAAAATCTACTGTTAAGTTCGGGTGCACACATCGTTCATCGATCTGCCGACGAAGCGTTTTACCATCCGATCAGGGATCTCATCCAACTGCCGACAAAAGCGCAATTTCACGATGAAGGTGGGTATTACGCGACCGCGCTGCACGAGCTGACGCACTGGACCGGGCATCACGCTCGGTTGCAGCGCGAAGGTGTGACGTCACCCTGCCCGTTCGGCTCGCCAGGCTACGCCTTTGAGGAGTTGATCGCCGAAATGGGCGCGGCGTTTTTATGTGCCTACACCGGTATACAGGGAGAGCTGAGGCACGAGGGCTACATCGACTCCTGGCTCAGCCTGCTCAAGGCTGACAAGCGCGCAATCTTTCGTGCCAGTGGCCAGGCCCGAAACGCCTCGGAGTATGTACTCAACCTGGAGCAGCAACTGAAGCAAGCAGTCTTGGATGACTCACTGTGCATGAACGATGGAGCTTGA
- the mobH gene encoding MobH family relaxase codes for MLNLFRRKRQTPPPPPTVSIAEGYLPIESAHSLLAAEHRRQLLDRIWQYTALSHAQFTQLYLNPIHRYAERVQQLPASETHHHAYLGGMLDHGLELVACSLKLRQSYLLPTGAAPEDQAAQTDAWSAGIAYGALLHDIGKIAVDLLVERQDGSPWHPWQGPLDQPYRFRYLKGRDYHLHGAAAGLLYTQILDRPILDWLSGFPSLWASLLYVLAGQYERAGVLGELVIQSDRVSTAQNIGGNPSKALQAPIHSLQHHLISGLRHLVQHELKLNQPGAAAWLTQDALWLVSKTVTDKLRAYLLSQSIEGIPTSNIAVFDELQSHRLVESTPEGKAIWTALVAQGNWQQTFTFLRLQPALIWGNEDRPEAFSGTVSIAADDHPTDVPVPPPAPETVSTRSTQSPSQPEPLAMEDADYLGTLLDMFELEEPEVSDTSSAGILEISNPSSDNPGQAFLSWVKEGILSHKLVINDSKAKIHTVSGSVFLITPGLFQRYAQEFPGISQGANQETEEWRWVQKQFEKLKVHRKRDDGLNIWACQVEGPRKKATLKGYLLEEPMLLFETMPSDNPFLNIE; via the coding sequence ATGCTCAACCTGTTTCGCCGCAAAAGGCAGACGCCTCCTCCGCCACCGACCGTGAGCATCGCCGAAGGCTACCTACCGATCGAGTCGGCCCACAGCTTGTTAGCCGCGGAGCACCGCCGCCAGTTACTCGATCGCATCTGGCAGTACACCGCCCTCTCCCACGCCCAATTCACCCAGCTCTATTTAAATCCGATCCATCGTTACGCCGAACGGGTCCAGCAACTGCCCGCCAGCGAGACGCACCATCATGCGTATCTCGGCGGCATGCTCGACCATGGCCTAGAACTGGTAGCCTGCAGTCTGAAACTGCGCCAATCCTATCTGCTGCCCACCGGTGCCGCACCCGAAGACCAAGCCGCCCAGACCGATGCCTGGTCGGCTGGCATCGCCTATGGCGCCCTGCTGCATGACATCGGCAAGATCGCCGTGGACCTGCTGGTCGAACGCCAGGATGGTAGTCCCTGGCATCCCTGGCAGGGTCCGCTGGATCAACCCTACCGTTTTCGTTACCTCAAGGGTCGGGATTACCATTTGCATGGCGCCGCCGCGGGTTTGCTCTACACCCAGATTCTCGACAGGCCGATATTGGATTGGCTCAGTGGATTTCCGTCACTGTGGGCCAGCCTGCTGTATGTCCTGGCCGGCCAGTACGAACGTGCCGGCGTGCTGGGCGAGTTGGTGATTCAATCCGACCGTGTCTCCACCGCGCAGAATATCGGAGGTAACCCAAGCAAGGCGCTGCAAGCACCGATTCATTCGTTGCAACACCACTTGATCAGCGGACTGCGTCATCTGGTTCAGCACGAGCTGAAACTCAACCAGCCAGGTGCCGCAGCATGGCTGACCCAGGACGCACTGTGGCTGGTCAGCAAAACGGTCACCGACAAGTTGCGAGCCTACTTGCTGTCGCAATCGATCGAAGGTATTCCCACGTCCAACATAGCGGTGTTCGACGAATTGCAATCGCATCGGCTGGTCGAGTCGACCCCCGAAGGCAAAGCCATCTGGACCGCACTCGTCGCCCAGGGAAACTGGCAACAAACCTTCACCTTTCTGCGACTCCAACCGGCTTTGATCTGGGGAAATGAGGACCGCCCCGAAGCTTTCAGCGGAACGGTGAGCATTGCGGCCGATGACCACCCGACTGACGTTCCGGTACCACCACCTGCGCCCGAGACAGTCAGTACAAGATCAACTCAAAGCCCATCGCAGCCCGAGCCACTGGCGATGGAAGATGCCGACTACCTCGGCACGCTGTTGGATATGTTCGAGCTGGAAGAGCCTGAGGTCAGCGACACATCGTCAGCAGGCATCCTCGAAATCTCAAATCCCTCATCGGACAACCCTGGTCAAGCATTCCTGAGTTGGGTCAAGGAAGGCATCCTGAGCCACAAGCTGGTCATCAATGACAGCAAGGCCAAAATCCACACGGTGAGTGGCAGCGTATTTCTGATCACGCCTGGTCTCTTCCAACGCTACGCGCAGGAGTTTCCTGGTATCTCTCAGGGTGCCAATCAAGAGACTGAAGAATGGCGTTGGGTGCAGAAGCAATTCGAAAAATTGAAGGTCCACAGGAAGCGTGACGATGGTCTAAACATTTGGGCTTGTCAGGTCGAAGGTCCTCGAAAAAAAGCGACACTCAAAGGCTATCTACTTGAAGAACCGATGCTATTGTTTGAGACAATGCCATCCGACAACCCCTTTCTTAACATCGAATAG
- a CDS encoding DEAD/DEAH box helicase, with protein MRYEVVKERLERLGEDSSSRIELLQAISVAVNRGNPEWEGRDLVIRALDKFALFGEVEQSLLLSMIRAVGLFPYITPYLDEISISDRLAYEMHRVDGVEVGMVFHRLQAHVFSLLMQGRNVVLSASTSVGKSLVIDAILAQEKFRKIVVIVPTIALIDETRRRLVKRFKQRCNVITHPTQEADDARVNVYLLTQERVLQRVDLQDVGFFVVDEFYKLDLSSDSEAGSRAIDLSLAFHKLAKQGAQFYLLGPHIQNIHGLDAYEYNFIPSNFSTVAVDVEHFNLPTNGDARKDKLLELCRKITTPTLIYSQSPASANKIAQFLIEKGGFSPLAQTQDIAQWIAKEYHPQWNVAKAISLGIAIHHGGVPRALQQYFVKLFNEGTIKHIICTSTMIEGVNTSAENVIIYDRRVSNTPFDFFTFKNISGRAGRMNRYFIGKVYMLEAPPEEKDLTVDYPIGLQNENSPMGLLMKLEPEYLTEISRQRLDRAYATLLLSTATLVENRHIPVDRQIEIAESIIRNLAVSRRMLTWKGNPEQNQLEYVCTLVCDHLQTKLMDYGIISGPQLAFHINSVRMEKDFSAYLQNAIDTNRAGTTASEAINLRLKFIRNVLCYRLPRDFMAISKIQADVFTQRNIEPGDFSFFSEQMENLFHDPLLTALDEYGIPTQVSTRIKSSILPSDNLNDLLNKLRHLASRLDRMPLSPFERNIMKWAIAEM; from the coding sequence ATGAGATATGAAGTAGTTAAGGAGCGACTCGAACGACTCGGTGAAGATTCAAGCTCCAGGATCGAGCTTCTCCAAGCTATCAGTGTTGCCGTGAACCGGGGGAACCCAGAGTGGGAAGGGCGAGACCTCGTCATCCGTGCGCTCGATAAATTCGCCTTGTTTGGTGAAGTTGAGCAATCCTTGCTGCTGAGTATGATCCGCGCTGTGGGGCTATTCCCTTACATCACTCCGTACCTCGATGAAATATCGATTTCAGACCGTCTGGCCTACGAGATGCATCGGGTGGACGGAGTTGAAGTAGGCATGGTTTTTCACCGGCTGCAGGCTCATGTGTTCAGCTTGCTAATGCAAGGACGCAACGTCGTGCTGAGCGCCTCCACAAGCGTCGGTAAAAGCCTGGTGATCGACGCCATTCTGGCCCAGGAAAAATTTCGCAAGATTGTGGTCATCGTTCCAACCATCGCCCTCATCGACGAAACGCGCCGACGTTTGGTCAAGCGTTTCAAACAGAGATGCAACGTTATTACGCATCCGACTCAGGAGGCCGACGACGCACGAGTAAACGTCTACCTGCTGACCCAGGAGAGAGTCCTCCAGCGTGTCGATCTACAGGACGTCGGTTTTTTTGTCGTAGATGAATTCTACAAACTTGATCTGTCCAGTGACTCGGAAGCCGGCAGCCGTGCGATTGATTTGAGCTTGGCTTTCCATAAGCTGGCAAAACAGGGGGCGCAGTTCTATCTACTCGGCCCTCATATCCAAAACATCCACGGTCTCGACGCTTACGAGTACAATTTCATCCCCTCCAATTTTTCCACAGTGGCCGTTGATGTTGAGCATTTTAATCTGCCGACCAACGGAGATGCGCGTAAGGACAAGCTCCTAGAACTCTGCCGCAAAATTACCACCCCCACGCTCATCTACTCTCAGTCGCCGGCAAGCGCAAACAAGATTGCACAGTTCCTTATCGAAAAAGGCGGGTTTTCACCGCTCGCGCAGACACAAGACATTGCTCAATGGATCGCGAAGGAGTACCACCCACAGTGGAACGTCGCCAAGGCCATATCGCTCGGTATCGCCATTCACCATGGTGGCGTCCCTAGGGCGCTGCAGCAGTATTTTGTGAAGCTCTTCAACGAGGGGACAATCAAGCACATTATCTGCACGTCTACGATGATTGAGGGGGTCAATACCTCAGCAGAAAACGTCATCATTTATGACCGCCGGGTTAGTAACACACCGTTCGATTTCTTCACGTTCAAGAACATTTCTGGCCGCGCGGGTCGCATGAACCGCTACTTCATCGGCAAGGTTTACATGCTGGAGGCGCCGCCGGAAGAAAAAGATCTCACCGTAGATTATCCGATCGGACTGCAGAACGAAAACTCGCCGATGGGGCTTTTGATGAAGCTAGAGCCGGAGTACCTCACGGAGATCTCCCGCCAACGACTGGATCGGGCGTATGCCACGCTGTTGCTGTCCACAGCCACGCTCGTCGAAAATCGGCATATCCCGGTTGACCGGCAGATAGAGATCGCCGAATCAATTATCAGAAACCTTGCAGTGAGTCGCCGAATGCTCACTTGGAAAGGAAACCCCGAACAAAACCAGCTCGAATACGTGTGCACCCTAGTCTGTGATCACCTTCAGACCAAACTAATGGACTATGGAATCATTTCAGGCCCTCAGCTCGCCTTTCATATCAACTCTGTCCGGATGGAGAAAGACTTCTCGGCGTATCTGCAGAACGCGATCGACACTAACCGTGCGGGCACCACTGCGAGCGAAGCGATCAACCTTCGGCTCAAGTTTATCCGTAACGTCCTGTGCTACCGCCTTCCTCGTGATTTTATGGCCATCAGCAAGATCCAGGCGGATGTTTTCACCCAGCGCAATATTGAGCCAGGAGACTTCAGTTTCTTCTCTGAGCAGATGGAGAACCTTTTTCACGATCCCTTACTGACGGCGCTGGACGAATATGGGATTCCTACGCAGGTCTCGACGCGGATTAAGAGTTCGATCCTTCCATCTGACAACCTGAATGACCTGCTGAACAAGTTACGGCACTTAGCGAGCCGTCTGGATAGGATGCCGCTGTCCCCGTTTGAGCGAAATATCATGAAGTGGGCGATTGCCGAGATGTAG
- a CDS encoding HamA C-terminal domain-containing protein has translation MVLIKIPSNKGGPAARQGFKYQDHVAVSFILKMLRDSSYQQVECETADDIVLVSRQSGETVNEYIQVKTTEGDSKWNQSEATALDNGRADTSLLQKSLLCDCRPGKARFRMVTKRDTAKALSCFKLELEKRNQPDLATSRGTALAKKFKKTRSPMGRDFCYWADNFVWQICGDVDALESVNLRKLAEVIDLQGSWPTHKQQQAIYADFLGWADDAATANVISESTQKVITRVAAMDRLDALLAAADSKNITYSKPYKSKPPPFLVEFHAATEEGLLRSLTGYDVQYDFGEWRHKELAEHLVQWLPEFCLQASEIVNFQVHHAQTILSKAIATFTQNGMERDKLIAELILHVILRNKENSEPIACKVFFASKTGLSEFGNAHIVQRSGEVDQLWLGLARMITVGTMAQTMAQVCSTLDSTINKAALTNEREIIISLREPNHLRSNSEDFNKALERNTPAEEMLKVLCFPVLLAYDSDALSSGYLSDYIDRLKHEINDHYSSLKVHLPKKMDQIRIAVFLVPIESIQNLIKEFNSRCRV, from the coding sequence ATGGTGCTTATCAAGATCCCATCGAACAAAGGTGGGCCTGCGGCAAGGCAAGGTTTCAAGTATCAGGATCACGTTGCCGTTTCCTTCATATTGAAGATGCTCCGCGATAGCAGTTACCAGCAGGTCGAGTGTGAAACTGCTGACGACATCGTGCTGGTCTCTCGCCAGTCTGGTGAGACGGTTAACGAATATATTCAGGTCAAAACTACCGAGGGTGACAGCAAGTGGAACCAGAGTGAAGCAACCGCTCTGGACAACGGCCGGGCTGACACTTCTCTACTGCAGAAGTCACTGCTTTGTGACTGCCGTCCTGGAAAAGCTCGGTTCCGAATGGTCACCAAGCGCGATACCGCCAAAGCTTTGAGTTGCTTTAAACTGGAGCTTGAAAAGCGAAATCAGCCTGACCTTGCGACCAGCCGTGGGACAGCTCTTGCTAAGAAGTTCAAGAAAACACGCTCACCCATGGGGCGCGACTTTTGCTATTGGGCGGACAATTTTGTGTGGCAGATATGTGGCGATGTGGACGCGCTGGAGTCGGTGAATTTGCGCAAGCTGGCAGAAGTAATCGATCTTCAAGGCTCGTGGCCTACGCACAAACAACAGCAGGCAATCTACGCGGACTTTCTGGGTTGGGCAGATGATGCGGCAACTGCAAACGTCATCTCCGAATCTACACAAAAGGTCATTACGCGCGTGGCTGCCATGGATCGCCTCGATGCACTCCTGGCGGCGGCTGATAGCAAAAACATCACCTACTCGAAGCCCTATAAATCCAAGCCTCCACCTTTTCTGGTCGAGTTTCATGCCGCAACCGAGGAGGGATTGCTACGCAGCCTGACCGGGTACGACGTTCAGTATGACTTTGGCGAGTGGAGGCATAAGGAACTCGCTGAGCACCTGGTTCAGTGGCTCCCCGAGTTCTGTTTGCAAGCCAGCGAGATCGTGAATTTTCAGGTTCATCATGCTCAGACGATTCTGTCGAAGGCGATTGCTACGTTCACTCAGAATGGCATGGAGCGCGATAAGTTAATTGCAGAACTGATCCTGCATGTGATTTTGAGGAATAAGGAAAATAGCGAGCCGATCGCGTGCAAAGTGTTCTTTGCCTCAAAGACAGGCTTATCCGAGTTCGGGAACGCCCATATTGTTCAGCGCTCAGGCGAGGTCGATCAACTCTGGCTGGGGTTGGCGAGGATGATTACTGTGGGAACCATGGCCCAGACTATGGCGCAGGTTTGCAGCACTCTGGATTCTACAATTAACAAAGCTGCACTGACCAACGAGCGCGAGATCATCATCTCACTGCGCGAACCGAATCACCTTCGCTCCAATTCGGAGGATTTCAACAAAGCATTGGAACGAAACACGCCTGCCGAAGAGATGCTGAAGGTGCTGTGCTTTCCTGTGTTACTGGCTTACGACAGTGATGCCTTATCCTCTGGATACCTCTCTGACTATATTGATCGGCTGAAGCACGAGATCAACGACCACTACAGTTCATTGAAAGTCCATCTGCCGAAGAAAATGGATCAGATCCGAATTGCAGTGTTTCTTGTTCCTATCGAAAGCATCCAGAACTTGATCAAAGAGTTCAACTCACGTTGCAGGGTTTAG